From the genome of Nitrospirota bacterium:
AATACTGGGACATGCTTAAACAGCCCAACGTCCATTATTTCGGCAATGTCACAATCGGGAACGACAAAGACCTCACGGTGGAGGACCTCCGTGGACTCGGCGCGAACGCCATTGTCTTTTCAACTGGCGCGCAGGGGACCAAAAGCATCGGCGTTGAGGGAGACTCTGCCCAGGGCGTGTTCCACGCAAAAGATGTCGTCTTCCATTTCAACCGGCTGCCAGGCTACGGCGATCGGCCCTTTGAGATGGGCAAACATGTCGGCATCATCGGCGTGGGCGACGTGATGGTCGATATCGCCCGGTGGCTGATCAATTACAAAAAGGTCGAGCGGGTCACAGCGATCGCGCGCCGCGGTCCCGTCGAACGGAAATACAATCCGAAAGAAATCCGCTCGGTCTGTGCCAATATGGACCTGGAGGGGATCGCGACGGAATTTGTCCGGATCAAGGATCGCCTCGCGGCTGTCGGACAGAACGCCGATGACGTGCAGAAAGGCTTGACGGACGAGTTTACCAAATGCGAACCGAAAGTCAGCGACACGAAGATGGGCTTCCGGTTTCTCGCCTCGCCGAAACGCATTCTCGTCGACGAACACAATCGGGTGCGCGGCCTTGAATTGGAAGAGAACAAGCTTGAGCCTAAAGGGGACGACACGGCAGCGGTCGGACTCAAACAGTCCTACGAATTCGCCTGCGACAGTGTGGTCTTCGCCGTCGGAGATAAAGTCGATGCCGCCTTGGGTCTTCCCTACAAAAATGGCGTGTTCGTCACGAACCCCAACAAGACCGGCAACGACCCGGACGACGCGCTCTTCCAGGCCTACAACGAAACGACCGGCCAGGTTATCGACGGCGTCTTTCTCGCCGGCTGGGCGCGCAAAGCCAGCGAAGGCTTAGTCGGCATTGCCAAACGAGACGGGGATTGGTGCGCGGAAGTCGTCAGCCGCTACCTTGCGGCGAAAACACCGGTCAACGCAAAAGTTGTCCTCGACAAGCTCGCCACGATCCTCAAGTCGCGCAAGAGCCACCCGGTCGATGTAAAGGGACTCCGCGTACTTGAATCGATCGAGAAACAGCACCAGGGTGAGACAGACTGTATCGGGGAGTTTAAGTATGCGAGCAACCGGGAAATGATCGAATTGATCGAGAAGGGGAATTCCTAGGAACTAGGGCAGTCGGCCGAACGGTTACCCGTCCCCCCACTTGAGTTTCTCTCGCAGAACTTCATAGTAACCGCTTTCCGGAAAACGGATGAGTCTCGTCCGGTATTCGGACATCTTGATTTCAACCGTATCCCCCTGTGTCATCGCCACGCCAACCTGACCATCCAGCGTCGCCATCGCGCCATCGTCCTTACTGGTGAGCGTCACCTCGATTTCTGCCGTAGCCGGTACGATCAGCGGGCGGTGGGTCAGCGTATGGGGGCAAATCGGCGTGACCATGAGCGATTGCACGGCCGGATTGATAATGGGTCCGCCGGCTGAAAGGGAATAGGCGGTCGATCCGGTCGGTGTCGTGACAATCACTCCATCGCCACGCAGATTGGTGACGAACTGTCCTTGAATAGAAATCCGCAACTCGATCATCCGGGCCAGCGTCCCCTTACTGATCACGACATCGTTCAACACCACGCCTCGCGCGACGGTTTCGCCATGTCGGTGGACATGCGTCTGAAGCATGAGCCGCTCATCGAGCACGAAGTCATTAGCAAACACCCGCTCAAGCGAGGGATACAAGTTTTCCAGTCGGACCTCGGTCAAAAATCCTAATCCCCCAAGGTTGACGCCCAGGATGGGAATACTTCGCTCCCCGGCAAGTCTTGCCGCATTCAGCATCGTCCCATCACCGCCCAGAACCAGCAGCACATCCGCCTTGCTCGCCAACTGGGTTTTCTGAACGCCCCCCTGCTCGCCCAGCAGGGCCGCCGACGTCGTGTCCAAGATGACATTAATACTTCGAGCCCTGAGCCATGCGACCACATCCTGCAGAGTGTTTTTAATTTCGGGGAATTTCGGCTTGGTCAGAATTCCGATACTTTTGTTCTTCATAGAGCGAAACCAGTCGTGGGGCTATTAAGATAGCAGTGAAAAAGTCCGAGATTGTATCGGGAGCATTCTTTTGAAGTCAACGAACGAGAGAGGGATCGTCTGACTCGCAGCTGGTGTCATCTCAGTGGCTTTTTATCAGGCGGTGCGATTCCCTCGCAGCCTTGACACCTAAAATCCTTCTGGTTAGAATTAGACCAGATTTTTCGATAGGTTTGCACACCGTTACCTGGTTATTTAGGCCCACCTAAAAGGAGGCAGGATGTTCGAACGATTCACGGACAAGGGTCGGAAGATCATCATCCTGGCGCGGGAAGAGGCAGAGCGTCATCAGAACGACTACCTCGGTACCGAGCATCTCGTCTTGGCTATCCTCCGTGAGTCAGACGGAATCGCCCTGATGATCTTGAAGAAGATGGGACTCTCGACCGAACAAATCCGTTTGGAGATTGAACGGAATTTGCCAGGTGGGGGAACCACGATGACCTTTGGGGAAATCCCCTTCAGCCCCCGGGTGAAAAAAGTCATCGAGTACGGGGTCGAAGAAGCCCGCCTGCTCGGACACAATCATATCGGCAGCGAACACCTCTTATTGGGGCTGCTTCGGGAAGAAGAGGGGATCGGCGGAAAGATCCTGCGCAGCTTAGGCGCCAACCTCCTGACCGCCCGACAACTGACCGTCACCTTCTTACGGAAGTCCGCTCCACGTGAGCGCGACCGGAAGAGCAACACTCCCGCGCTCGACGAGTTCGGCCGCGATCTGACCCAGCTGGCCCAGGAAGGGCATCTGGATCCCGTCATCGGACGCGCCGACGAAATCGAACGGGTCTTGCAGATCCTCAGCCGCCGTTCAAAAAACAACCCTGTGCTCATCGGGGAAGCCGGCGTCGGCAAGACCGCCATCGTGGAAGGTCTCGCCCAGCGAATCGTCCAGTCCGAAGTGCCGGACAATCTGCTCTCACGCCGCGTCATTGCCCTCGACCTTGGTGCATTGGTGGCAGGGACGAAATATCGCGGCCAGTTCGAAGAACGGCTGAAAGTCGTGATGAAGGAAATCGTCCAGGCTGGCAACATCATCATCTTCATCGACGAACTGCATACCTTAGTCGGAGCAGGGGCGGCGGAAGGATCGATTGATGCCTCCAACATGCTCAAGCCGGCTCTGTCACGCGGCGAAATTCAGTGCATCGGCGCCACGACGCTGGATGAATATCGCAAACACATTGAAAAAGACGGAGCCCTCAAACGCCGGTTCCAGCCGATTCACGTCCAGCCGCCGAGCATCGACGAAACGGTGCAGATCATCCGAGGGCTGCGCGACCGGTACGAGGAGCATCATGGCGTCGAGATTTCAGAGGAAGCCATTCTCGAAGCGGTCAAACTGTCCGATCGCTACATCAGCGACCGGTTCCTCCCGGACAAGGCGATCGATTTGATCGACGAGACCGGGTCGCGGGCGAAGTTGCAGACCTATGCCTTGCCTTCGGAGCTGAAGGCGATGGAGCAAGAGCTGAAGAAGGTGTCTCGCGAAAAGGAACTGGCCATCTCGATGCAGAACTTCGAGGAAGCGGTTCGCCATCGCGAAGAAGAAGAGCGTCTGCGCAAACTCCTCGACGAATCCAAGCGCGAGTGGAAGAAGAATCAGGAAAAGAACAAGCCGACGATCGGGAAAGAAGACGTGGCCTATGTCGTCTCCAAGATGACGGGCATTCCGCTCTTCAAGCTCGAAGAAGAAGAATCCAACAAGCTCCTGCGCATGGAGGAGTTCCTCCACAAGCGCGTAGTCGGCCAGAACGAAGCGATCTCCGCCGTGGCCCGGGCCATCAGGCGGTCACGCGCCGGCCTGAAGGAAGCGCGGAAGCCCATCGGCTCCTTCATTTTCCTGGGACCCACCGGAGTCGGGAAAACCGAGCTGGCTCGCACGCTGGCCGAGTTCCTCTTCAATAGTGAAGATTCGCTCATCCGGATCGACATGTCCGAATATCAAGAGAAGTTCACCAGCTCGCGACTCTTCGGCGCTCCGCCGGGATACGTGGGCTATGAAGAGGGCGGTCAATTGACGGAGCGGGTCCGGCGCCGGCCCTATTCCGTGGTCCTCTTCGACGAAATCGAAAAGGCCCATCCCGACGTGTTCAACATCCTCTTACAGGTCTTGGACGACGGCGTGTTGACCGACAGCCTCGGACGCAAGGTCGATTTCAAGAATTGCGTCATCATCATGACGTCCAACATCGGGACCAAGATGATCCAAAAGGGTGTCTCGCTCGGCTTCCAGAACACGGAAGGTGATCAGGCGCGCCACAAGAAGGAAGAAGTCCTGAGCGAATTGCGCCGCTCGTTCAGTCCGGAGTTCCTGAACCGGATCGACGAAGTCGTGGTCTTCCATCAGCTGGACAAAGTGCATCTCTCCAATATTCTCGATATCCTCTTGAGCGAACTCAACCTTCGTCTCATGGAGAAGGGTGTGGAGCTCGAGGTCGAGGACGACGTCAAACAGTGGCTGATCAAAGAAGGCTACGAACCGCTCTACGGAGCCAGACCGATGCGCCGGACAATTCAGCGCGCGCTCGGCGATCCTCTCTCCGAAGAGATGATCAAGGGCCGGTTCAAGGATTGCCGAAAGATCCGTGTGGTGCTGCGCGACGGCGCGCCAGCATTCGTCGAGCAAGAGGCTATGGCCGGAGTCTAAGGCCTGTCCCTGCGCGATATCATCGCAAAAAATATGAACGACACGACCCTTGTGGTATACGCCACAAGGGTCGTGTTATTTTACTACTCGAACATAATCCATTCGCAGCAAGACTCTCGGTTTCCTACGAGTACCACCTCATGCCCACGACCGTACAACATCCCGTCTCTGCCTGGGTCCCTGGCCCCATCCTCGGGATCGAGACGTCGTGCGATGAAACGGCCGCCTCGGTGCTGGCAACGGACGGCTCCGTCCTCTCGAACATTATTACGTCGCAACATGCTGTGCATCAGCGCTTCGGTGGCGTCGTGCCCGAGCTCGCCTCCCGTGCCCATATCGAATCGGTCGAACAGGTCTCAGTTGAGGCGCTGCAGCAGGCAGGTCTCGCCTGGACGGATCTTTCTGGCATTGCCGTCACCCAGGGACCGGGTCTGGCCGGTGCGCTCCTCGTGGGGGTCAACTATGCCAAAGCCCTGGCCTATGCCTTGAGCATTCCGATGGTCGGCGTGAGCCACCTGGAAGGCCATATCGCCTCCGCCTGGCTGCAGGACCCGGCCTTCCCGCTCCCCTGCGTCGTTCTCGTGGTGTCGGGAGGCCATACTCACCTCTACCTCAAAGACTCGCTCGGTCACTGCCGGCTCCTGGGCGCGACCAAAGACGATGCGGCAGGGGAGGCCTTTGACAAGGGCGCGCAGATGCTGGGACTGGAATATCCTGGAGGACCCGCCATCGATCGCTTGGCTCGACAGGGAAACCCGCAGGCCATTGCCTTCCCGAGATCCCAGCTTAAGAAGGGGAGTCTCGATTTTAGTTTCAGTGGTGTGAAGACATCTTTGCTCTACACAGTTCAAGCGATGCCTGAGCAATCTCGCCTGGCGCAATCTGCCGATCTTGCGGCCGGCTATCAAGAGGCCATCGTCACCATCCTGGTCGAGAAGGCCCTTGCCGCGGCCCAGGCCTCTGACGCGCAAGCCTTGGCCGTTGTCGGAGGGGTCTCCGCCAATTCTCGATTACGCACGTTGCTCCAACGACGAGCCGATTCCGAAAATATTCGCCTGAGTCTTCCCCCGCTGAGCTACTGCACCGATAATGCGGCAATGATTGCCGCAGCGGGGAGACAAGCCCTTCGCGCAGGGATCCGTGCCTCACTCGACTTAGATGCCCAAGCCTCCATGGCTGCACCCTTCGCGCAAGCGATGTAACCACTCACACAAAGGACACGACGCCCATTCCAGAGATTCACGGACAAGTGCTCGGTCTCCGCGCCAGCCAACTCGCCATGCTTGAGCGACTCTATCGGCGGCGCATGCCCGCGAATGACGTCATCTCTTCTGAAGCGGCCAAAACGCTCGCCCAGTTTACCATTGAGATTCGTCGTCCCATCGGCCTCGTCATCACCAGGCGTGGAGCCGTGCAAGACGTGCTGGTCGGGGCCGGCACCGAACCGTCGCCAACAACGCTGACCACGTTTCGGGCAACTCCTCGCTCGCTCAGAGGCCTGAGACTGATCCGATCGAGTTTGAAAGCAGAACCGATCAGCCAGGAAGACCTCACCATGTTGGGACTGCTCCGGCTCGATATGATCGGCACCTTGGCCGTCACAGCCAAGGGCGAACCGGGCTTGCTCTCCCTGGCCCATCTGAATCCACCCAGGCCCAATGAGCCTCTATACACGCTGCTCAAGCCAACGCAGGTACAGCAATGTCCGGTGAGCTTCGAAACCTTCATTCGCGAACTGGAATCAGAGCTCCAGCGTGAAAGCGCGTCGCACACGATGGCCCAGGGGCAGACCGCCATCCTCGTGAGCGCCTCGCCCAAAAGCAAAGCCGAGCAGGAAGAGCGGCTTGCTGAACTGGCGGAACTGGCCTCCTCCGCAGACCTCACGGTGATCGACCGTCTCGTGCAGCGCACGCAAGGCGGCCACCATCGGTTTCAATTGGGAAGCGGCAAACTCAAGGACGTGCTGGTACAAGCCATGCAAAAGGGAGCGGACCTCATCATTTTCGATCAGGATTTGGCTCCCGGACAACTGCGCGCCATTGCGGAAATCAGCGACCTGACGGTCATCGACCGGACCCAGCTAATCCTCGACATCTTTGCGCAACGGGCCCATAGCCGGGAAGGCAAGGTCCAGGTCGAGTTGGCGCAGCTTCGGTATCTGCTTCCACGCCTCTCCGGTCAGGGCACGAGCCTCTCTCGTTTGGGAGGGGGCATCGGCAGCAGGGGACCAGGTGAGACGAAGCTTGAAACAGACCGGCGCCGCATCAGAGAGCGGATCGACTATTTGGAGAAAGAGATCGAAGGCTTTGCCCGGCATCAAGATCAACGGCGCTCGCGCCGCGTCCGGCAGGATTTCCCTGTCTTGTCCATCGTGGGCTACACGAACGCCGGCAAATCAACCTTGCTCAACGTCCTCACGAACAGTCAGGTGAGCGCAGCCCCGCGCGTCTTTGAAACGCTCGACACCACCAGCCGGAGGCTCCGCTTTCCTCATGGCCGGGAAGTGATCATCACCGACACGGTCGGATTCATTCGCGACCTGCCCAAAGATCTCCTTGCTGCCTTCAGGACGACTCTGGACGAGTTGCGCGATGCCGACCTTCTCCTCCATGTGGTCGATGCAGGGACCAAGGACCTGGACGCCCATATTGCCGCCGTCGAGACCGTGCTGAAAAGCCTCACCCTCGACGAGCTTCCACGGATCCTGGTCTTCAATAAATGCGACCAGCTTCCGGACGGGCAGGCAGAGGTGCTCTGTCAGCGGTACGGGGCGATCGGGATTTCCGCGCTGCATCCGGAGACCCTGCGCCCGCTCATCCAGCAACTGGAAGAACGGCTGACCGTACTCGTCCCGGAGGGCAGCTCTTCCAGGAAATCAACGCCCCCTGGCCCGCTTGCATCTCAGTCCTAACTCACGGCACAATCGCACGTCGCCTACCAGCCATGACTACGAAATCCTTACCAGCCGTGGATCGCCGAGAACGCCTCAAGGCCATTGCCAAGGCACTCCAACGCACGATGCCAGCCCCCCAAATGGAGCTCGACCACCGGTCGCCCTGGGAGCTGCTCGTGGCCACGATCCTCTCCGCCCAATGTACCGATCAGCGAGTCAATCAGGTCACGCCGGCGCTCTTTCGCCGCTATCCTGGACCATCGGATCTGGCAGGGGCCGATCAGCAGGAAGTCGAACAGCTCATTCGCTCGACTGGCTTCTTTAAAAGCAAGGCCAAGCATCTGATTGGCTGCAGCAAAGCGGTGACGGAGCGTTTTCACGAACAGGTTCCACGGACGATGGAAACATTGATCACCTTGCCGGGCGTCGGGAGAAAGACGGCGAATGTCATACTCGGGAATGCCTTTGGCCAGCCCGGTATCGTCGTCGATACCCACGTCAAACGCGTGGCCAAGCGACTGGGCCTGACCAAGTCCGACAATCCAGACCTGGTCGAGCAGGACTTGCAGCAGCTGATGCCGAGGTCCCAATGGACAGCCGTCTCGCAACGATTGCTGTTGCACGGCCGCTATACCTGTCTGGCGAGAAAACCCCAGTGCCGCACCTGTGCGGTCTATCGGCACTGTCCATGGAAAGAGAAAGGCCCGCAATGATTCATAGTATGACCGGCTTCGGCCGTCGACAGGCTCCCTGGCAAGATGGATCGGTCACGGTCGAAATGCGCTCCGTCAACCATCGGTTCCTTGAAATCGCCTGCCGCCTTCCCCGGCCCCTGAGCCAGCTGGAAGACGCCTTTAAGAAAGCCATCCAGCAACGCTGCACCCGTGGCCGCGTCGACATCACGGTGACGGTCCAGGCCGGCAAAGGCCGCGCCGGAAGCGTCAATCTTGACCAGGCGCTCGCAAAGCAGTACCATCAGGCCTTCCTCACTCTCAAGAAATCCCTGAAGCTGAGCGGGTCGGTCGATCTGGCGCTCATGGCTGGGCTCCGTGACGTGGTGTCGGTATCGGATCAGCCAACGGAAGACCCGAAACTGGCGAAGCTCGTGCAACAATTG
Proteins encoded in this window:
- a CDS encoding FAD-dependent oxidoreductase, which codes for MSATNSQVIIVVGAGPAGMAVASSLAKAGHEVIVLNRDIKFGGLAEYGIFPAKLKLRGGLKKQYWDMLKQPNVHYFGNVTIGNDKDLTVEDLRGLGANAIVFSTGAQGTKSIGVEGDSAQGVFHAKDVVFHFNRLPGYGDRPFEMGKHVGIIGVGDVMVDIARWLINYKKVERVTAIARRGPVERKYNPKEIRSVCANMDLEGIATEFVRIKDRLAAVGQNADDVQKGLTDEFTKCEPKVSDTKMGFRFLASPKRILVDEHNRVRGLELEENKLEPKGDDTAAVGLKQSYEFACDSVVFAVGDKVDAALGLPYKNGVFVTNPNKTGNDPDDALFQAYNETTGQVIDGVFLAGWARKASEGLVGIAKRDGDWCAEVVSRYLAAKTPVNAKVVLDKLATILKSRKSHPVDVKGLRVLESIEKQHQGETDCIGEFKYASNREMIELIEKGNS
- a CDS encoding NAD(+)/NADH kinase, which translates into the protein MKNKSIGILTKPKFPEIKNTLQDVVAWLRARSINVILDTTSAALLGEQGGVQKTQLASKADVLLVLGGDGTMLNAARLAGERSIPILGVNLGGLGFLTEVRLENLYPSLERVFANDFVLDERLMLQTHVHRHGETVARGVVLNDVVISKGTLARMIELRISIQGQFVTNLRGDGVIVTTPTGSTAYSLSAGGPIINPAVQSLMVTPICPHTLTHRPLIVPATAEIEVTLTSKDDGAMATLDGQVGVAMTQGDTVEIKMSEYRTRLIRFPESGYYEVLREKLKWGDG
- a CDS encoding ATP-dependent Clp protease ATP-binding subunit, yielding MFERFTDKGRKIIILAREEAERHQNDYLGTEHLVLAILRESDGIALMILKKMGLSTEQIRLEIERNLPGGGTTMTFGEIPFSPRVKKVIEYGVEEARLLGHNHIGSEHLLLGLLREEEGIGGKILRSLGANLLTARQLTVTFLRKSAPRERDRKSNTPALDEFGRDLTQLAQEGHLDPVIGRADEIERVLQILSRRSKNNPVLIGEAGVGKTAIVEGLAQRIVQSEVPDNLLSRRVIALDLGALVAGTKYRGQFEERLKVVMKEIVQAGNIIIFIDELHTLVGAGAAEGSIDASNMLKPALSRGEIQCIGATTLDEYRKHIEKDGALKRRFQPIHVQPPSIDETVQIIRGLRDRYEEHHGVEISEEAILEAVKLSDRYISDRFLPDKAIDLIDETGSRAKLQTYALPSELKAMEQELKKVSREKELAISMQNFEEAVRHREEEERLRKLLDESKREWKKNQEKNKPTIGKEDVAYVVSKMTGIPLFKLEEEESNKLLRMEEFLHKRVVGQNEAISAVARAIRRSRAGLKEARKPIGSFIFLGPTGVGKTELARTLAEFLFNSEDSLIRIDMSEYQEKFTSSRLFGAPPGYVGYEEGGQLTERVRRRPYSVVLFDEIEKAHPDVFNILLQVLDDGVLTDSLGRKVDFKNCVIIMTSNIGTKMIQKGVSLGFQNTEGDQARHKKEEVLSELRRSFSPEFLNRIDEVVVFHQLDKVHLSNILDILLSELNLRLMEKGVELEVEDDVKQWLIKEGYEPLYGARPMRRTIQRALGDPLSEEMIKGRFKDCRKIRVVLRDGAPAFVEQEAMAGV
- the tsaD gene encoding tRNA (adenosine(37)-N6)-threonylcarbamoyltransferase complex transferase subunit TsaD codes for the protein MPTTVQHPVSAWVPGPILGIETSCDETAASVLATDGSVLSNIITSQHAVHQRFGGVVPELASRAHIESVEQVSVEALQQAGLAWTDLSGIAVTQGPGLAGALLVGVNYAKALAYALSIPMVGVSHLEGHIASAWLQDPAFPLPCVVLVVSGGHTHLYLKDSLGHCRLLGATKDDAAGEAFDKGAQMLGLEYPGGPAIDRLARQGNPQAIAFPRSQLKKGSLDFSFSGVKTSLLYTVQAMPEQSRLAQSADLAAGYQEAIVTILVEKALAAAQASDAQALAVVGGVSANSRLRTLLQRRADSENIRLSLPPLSYCTDNAAMIAAAGRQALRAGIRASLDLDAQASMAAPFAQAM
- the hflX gene encoding GTPase HflX, with the protein product MLERLYRRRMPANDVISSEAAKTLAQFTIEIRRPIGLVITRRGAVQDVLVGAGTEPSPTTLTTFRATPRSLRGLRLIRSSLKAEPISQEDLTMLGLLRLDMIGTLAVTAKGEPGLLSLAHLNPPRPNEPLYTLLKPTQVQQCPVSFETFIRELESELQRESASHTMAQGQTAILVSASPKSKAEQEERLAELAELASSADLTVIDRLVQRTQGGHHRFQLGSGKLKDVLVQAMQKGADLIIFDQDLAPGQLRAIAEISDLTVIDRTQLILDIFAQRAHSREGKVQVELAQLRYLLPRLSGQGTSLSRLGGGIGSRGPGETKLETDRRRIRERIDYLEKEIEGFARHQDQRRSRRVRQDFPVLSIVGYTNAGKSTLLNVLTNSQVSAAPRVFETLDTTSRRLRFPHGREVIITDTVGFIRDLPKDLLAAFRTTLDELRDADLLLHVVDAGTKDLDAHIAAVETVLKSLTLDELPRILVFNKCDQLPDGQAEVLCQRYGAIGISALHPETLRPLIQQLEERLTVLVPEGSSSRKSTPPGPLASQS
- the nth gene encoding endonuclease III, encoding MDRRERLKAIAKALQRTMPAPQMELDHRSPWELLVATILSAQCTDQRVNQVTPALFRRYPGPSDLAGADQQEVEQLIRSTGFFKSKAKHLIGCSKAVTERFHEQVPRTMETLITLPGVGRKTANVILGNAFGQPGIVVDTHVKRVAKRLGLTKSDNPDLVEQDLQQLMPRSQWTAVSQRLLLHGRYTCLARKPQCRTCAVYRHCPWKEKGPQ